A genomic stretch from Aedes albopictus strain Foshan chromosome 2, AalbF5, whole genome shotgun sequence includes:
- the LOC109432138 gene encoding brachyurin-like codes for MYKILVLAVAIAAVSAIQSPEFDPKTIDWSIVRTLRETDKYRARFGLAPLSDDEIRQSRISGGTVATPTDIPWAAGVLIHGGTSGHSFCSGTLISARFVLTAADCVVGESNIAIALNAANMANIGTLISVSHVLIHPNYSSFFNRDNLAILTLSQDAPIDDSTIRTVLLPRRSDAGLSFVDWSATTAGWGVTGNRDNEPVPTQFLQFATDSVTSNLACQLSYTWVRSTHICVQTNNGGPCDGDEGGPVTVREANRIFLIGIHSFHFSGIRGCDRGRSAVHTRITEYLDWIEQNTDVVVPA; via the exons ATGTACAAAATACTCGTGTTGGCGGTGGCCATTGCCGCCGTTTCGGCCATCCAAAGCCCAGAATTCGATCCCAAGACGATCGATTGGTCGATCGTGCGAACCCTGCGAGAGACAGACAAGTACCGTGCCCGATTTGGACTGGCCCCACTGAGCGATGACGAAATCCGCCAGTCTCGTATCTCCGGAGGAACCGTCGCCACTCCAACGGACATCCCGTGGGCTGCCGGAGTTTTGATCCATGGAGGCACCTCGGGACACAGCTTCTGCAGTGGAACACTGATATCGGCTCGTTTTGTCCTGACTGCCGCGGATTGTGTCGTTGG TGAAAGTAACATCGCCATCGCTCTGAATGCTGCTAACATGGCGAACATCGGAACGTTGATCTCCGTCTCCCACGTGCTGATTCACCCGAACTACAGTTCCTTCTTCAATCGCGATAACCTCGCCATTCTTACCCTGAGCCAGGATGCTCCCATCGATGATTCCACGATCCGCACGGTCCTGCTGCCACGTCGTTCAGATGCTGGACTGTCCTTCGTCGATTGGTCGGCAACGACGGCCGGTTGGGGAGTCACTGGTAACCGTGACAATGAACCTGTTCCGACACAGTTCCTGCAATTCGCCACGGATAGCGTCACTTCGAACCTGGCATGTCAGCTATCGTACACCTGGGTCAGAAGCACGCATATCTGCGTCCAGACGAACAACGGTGGCCCATGTGAT GGCGACGAAGGAGGTCCCGTTACGGTGCGTGAGGCAAATCGCATTTTCCTGATTGGCATTCACTCGTTCCACTTCAGCGGAATTCGTGGGTGTGACCGTGGTCGTTCGGCCGTCCATACCCGTATCACCGAGTACCTTGATTGGATCGAACAAAACACTGACGTAGTTGTTCCAGCATAG
- the LOC109409749 gene encoding collagenase: MRTFLSLLAASCLIACAVAITNTDIDPSSIDWNTIRTLQETDKFRAKFGLPPLSDDDIRQTRISGGNIASPTDIPWAAGVIIHGGTSGHSFCSGVLISKRYVLTAAVCISGESTLTVALNSTDMMSIGTLISVSHINSHPNYSWLLGRDDIAILTLSRDAPVDDVTIRPIQMPRRSDVGKSFVDWSATTAGWGNTGNRDNEPIPTQHLQFATDSVSSNLICQLSYTWVRSTHICVATNNGGPCNGDEGGPVTVREAGRTYLIGIHSFHFNGIRGCDRGRPAVHTRITEYLDWIEENSDVVVPA, from the exons ATGCGTACTTTTTTAAGCCTTTTGGCCGCATCATGCTTAATCGCATGCGCCGTGGCCATCACAAACACCGATATTGATCCCAGTTCCATAGATTGGAACACGATTCGGACTCTTCAGGAGACGGATAAATTTCGCGCCAAATTCGGACTTCCACCACTAAGTGATGATGATATTCGCCAGACTAGAATCTCCGGGGGAAATATCGCATCGCCTACGGATATCCCATGGGCCGCTGGAGTTATAATCCACGGTGGAACCTCCGGACATAGTTTCTGTAGTGGCGTCCTGATCTCCAAGCGATACGTTCTAACGGCGGCTGTTTGTATCTCTGG TGAGAGCACCCTCACCGTAGCGCTGAACTCCACAGACATGATGAGTATCGGCACGTTGATCAGCGTGTCGCACATCAATTCTCATCCGAACTACAGTTGGCTGCTGGGCCGGGATGACATCGCCATACTGACGCTGAGTCGCGACGCACCGGTGGATGATGTAACGATCCGGCCAATTCAAATGCCACGCCGTTCCGATGTAGGCAAGAGCTTCGTCGATTGGTCAGCCACCACTGCCGGTTGGGGAAACACCGGAAATCGCGACAATGAGCCCATTCCAACTCAGCATCTGCAGTTTGCCACGGATAGCGTTTCGTCGAATCTGATTTGTCAGCTGTCGTATACATGGGTTAGAAGCACTCACATCTGTGTGGCGACGAACAACGGAGGACCTTGCAAT GGCGACGAAGGAGGTCCAGTGACAGTTCGCGAGGCCGGTCGTACGTATCTGATAGGTATCCACTCGTTCCACTTCAACGGAATTCGCGGCTGTGATCGAGGACGGCCAGCAGTGCATACCCGGATCACGGAATATCTGGATTGGATCGAGGAAAACTCGGATGTAGTGGTTCCTGCATAA
- the LOC109409759 gene encoding brachyurin-like — protein sequence MKIILFLLCAALSGTWAIDSIQGRITGGSDAGPNEFPFTAAILISGDEAHTFCAGILVTPRHVLTSANCVIRQTMLTVMLGSSDITRMNQFIPVTNVRIHWNHSTTVISRGDLAILTLARNANLGENVAVAQLPRWSDVGNTFNGFGATLVGWGLSGHREDESIPLQHLQVVRNPIISNFACGLSHRFLQDEHICSSGDNGGPCDGDEGGPVMITEDGEPTVIAIHSFHFDGIGGCGRGRSSVHTRLTDHLDWLVEHTGVYLRP from the exons ATGAAAATAATATTGTTTTTACTGTGCGCGGCTCTGTCCGGGACCTGGGCCATCGATAGCATACAAGGCCGAATCACCGGAGGATCAGATGCAGGTCCTAATGAGTTCCCATTTACTGCTGCAATTCTGATCTCCGGAGATGAGGCGCACACCTTCTGTGCTGGAATACTGGTGACTCCTCGCCATGTCCTGACCAGCGCCAATTGCGTGATCCG ACAGACAATGTTAACAGTCATGCTGGGATCTTCGGACATAACAAGGATGAACCAATTTATACCGGTAACAAACGTCCGGATTCACTGGAACCACAGCACAACAGTGATCAGTCGTGGCGATCTTGCGATCCTGACGTTGGCTCGCAATGCCAATTTGGGCGAAAATGTTGCCGTAGCTCAACTGCCTCGTTGGTCCGATGTGGGCAATACTTTCAACGGATTCGGTGCTACGCTCGTTGGATGGGGCCTATCGGGTCATCGCGAGGACGAATCAATTCCTTTGCAGCACTTGCAGGTCGTTCGTAACCCGATCATCAGTAACTTTGCCTGTGGACTgtcccatagattccttcaggatgaaCATATCTGCTCCTCCGGAGATAACGGTGGACCATGCGAT ggTGACGAAGGTGGACCGGTAATGATCACAGAGGATGGTGAACCAACGGTGATTGCCATCCACTCGTTCCACTTCGACGGCATTGGAGGATGCGGCCGTGGACGATCATCCGTCCATACCCGCCTTACCGATCATTTGGATTGGTTGGTCGAACACACAGGTGTCTATCTACGACCATAA
- the LOC109432131 gene encoding brachyurin-like, which translates to MMNVFLVLSLLIAATNAVSTRISNGEVASAQDFPSAVGILISGSSDHSFCGGILISTRFILTAARCVSGTNTLTVVVGASDMTRIVEVIPVLNIPIHIIIHPNYSSFFNRDDIAIVQLSRPAVLGDYVQVARLPRRYHATFTFTGWNSTIAGWGSSGNRDNEPLPQQHLHFAHGEVISNFVCGLSHSFVREGHICTATDEGGPCDGDEGSPIYAQVDGQTLLIAVHSFHYSGIRGCDRGRSAVNTRVTEYLDWIGQNTDVEILN; encoded by the exons ATGATGAATGTGTTTTTGGTTTTGAGTTTACTGATTGCTGCGACTAACGCTGTTTCTACGAGGATCAGTAATGGCGAAGTAGCGTCCGCTCAGGACTTCCCATCTGCGGTGGGAATACTGATCTCTGGATCTTCAGATCACTCCTTCTGTGGAGGCATCCTGATTTCTACGCGTTTCATTCTAACCGCTGCTAGATGTGTCTCAGG GACGAACACCTTGACGGTTGTTGTCGGAGCGAGTGACATGACCAGGATTGTGGAAGTCATTCCAGTACTGAACATTCCAATCCACATCATAATCCATCCGAACTACAGCTCGTTCTTCAACCGGGACGACATAGCGATCGTTCAGCTATCTCGCCCAGCGGTATTGGGAGACTACGTACAGGTTGCGCGCCTACCCAGGCGGTATCATGCCACTTTCACTTTCACGGGATGGAACTCGACGATCGCGGGCTGGGGCAGTTCTGGAAACCGGGACAATGAACCGCTTCCTCAACAGCATCTTCACTTTGCCCATGGCGAGGTGATCAGCAACTTCGTCTGTGGCCTGTCGCACAGCTTCGTCCGGGAGGGTCACATTTGCACCGCTACGGATGAGGGTGGACCGTGTGAT GGTGACGAGGGTAGTCCAATATATGCGCAAGTTGATGGACAGACGTTGCTGATCGCTGTACATTCGTTCCACTACAGCGGTATCCGTGGATGTGATCGCGGTAGATCTGCGGTGAACACGCGTGTGACGGAGTACTTGGACTGGATCGGACAGAACACTGACGTTGAAATTCTTAATTGA
- the LOC109432112 gene encoding brachyurin-like, which produces MKTFAVVLACLALVSASAIDFSNVKRVEELDIFWEQLDPQLQVLRPSPESRIVNGQEARPNQFPYQALVLSFFDGGNSGLCGGTILTPNFVMTAAHCVVIGTVATHGTVVLGAHNRQVVEATQQRFSFDQINAHPSYIAALLRNDIATVRLSAPAVFNEFVQPIDIPALSDTRTFAGMTGIISGFGRTSDETGSPASDVVMYSSNPILTNADCAASWNSILIGAQNICLSGAGGRSVCNGDSGGPLAVQDSGRSLQVGIASFVHVNGCASGMPSGFVRVSHYLQWIADNSDVVLRN; this is translated from the coding sequence ATGAAGACATTCGCCGTAGTTTTGGCGTGCCTGGCCTTGGTCAGTGCATCGGCTATCGACTTCTCGAACGTGAAACGCGTCGAAGAGCTGGACATCTTCTGGGAGCAGCTGGATCCCCAGTTGCAAGTACTACGACCATCCCCGGAAAGTCGCATCGTCAACGGTCAGGAGGCCCGGCCAAACCAGTTCCCGTATCAAGCGTTGGTGCTGAGCTTTTTCGATGGTGGTAACTCCGGATTGTGCGGTGGTACCATCCTGACGCCGAACTTCGTGATGACTGCAGCTCATTGCGTAGTGATTGGAACTGTGGCCACGCATGGTACGGTGGTCTTGGGAGCTCACAATCGCCAGGTGGTTGAAGCAACTCAACAGCGATTCAGCTTTGATCAAATCAACGCTCACCCAAGTTACATCGCTGCGTTGCTGCGTAACGACATCGCTACGGTGAGGCTTTCTGCACCGGCCGTATTCAACGAGTTTGTCCAGCCGATTGACATTCCGGCCTTGTCGGACACCAGGACCTTTGCCGGAATGACTGGCATTATTTCCGGGTTTGGACGCACCTCGGATGAAACTGGATCCCCTGCTAGTGATGTGGTGATGTACTCGAGTAATCCAATTTTGACCAACGCCGATTGTGCGGCTTCGTGGAACTCGATCCTCATTGGAGCGCAGAATATCTGCTTGTCCGGTGCTGGCGGACGTTCCGTGTGCAACGGCGATTCTGGCGGTCCGCTGGCAGTTCAGGACAGCGGACGTAGTCTGCAGGTTGGTATTGCATCTTTCGTTCACGTGAACGGATGTGCCTCGGGTATGCCGTCTGGATTTGTGCGGGTTTCGCACTACTTGCAATGGATCGCCGATAACAGCGATGTTGTGCTACGGAATTAA